In Hoplias malabaricus isolate fHopMal1 chromosome 18, fHopMal1.hap1, whole genome shotgun sequence, the genomic window GTGTTTGTaccctgtaacactttaaacatAAAGGTACTTACATTCTGAAaaaggtgtgtatatatatatatatatatatatatatatatatatatatatatatatatatatatatatatatatatatatatatacacacacacacacacagtgtgtgtgttttagatttatttatatattatattctaAATTgtagtttatttaattttctactGTAGGGAAATACTTCCCCCTGCTGGTTGTTTAAAATTCTCCCTGGAATGACGACGCATATATTCCCCTCAGATCTCAGGCCACAGCGCGAACACAGACAGGCCTCCAGAAGAAGATCTTTTCACGGTGACCGCTGCATTTAAGTGTTTAATCTCATCTGGTAACTGCTGAAACACAAATAACAACTTAATCTGCTATAAAACAGTCATAAAATAATCTAATAGTCATGTCTTGTGTGGCCACCAGGTGGCAGCATTGGTTTTCTTTGAATTCCCATTTGTTTTAAAGGAGACATATATTTTAACTttcccacaagttaacacagttctcaGGGGTTCAAATGAACGTCAGAGACATGCAACCCAGATCAAACAACTTAGGGATACCGTATCAAAAAATCCATGTTCACAACGGCCGACTTCAACACCTGTTGGGAACAAACCTCTGGGGGTTTTTCCAGCAGAAGTTTAGTGAGGGAGGGGGGCgtatttgctgagtcaaagcccaccccaTTCCCAAAATATTAGACAGCTATAAGCTGATAAtcctatgtagataaggcagtaaaaactgcatttataaagatgtggaacagcatttgattaacattaacgtgagagagaggctgtgtcccaaacaacacactgtggacgtttacatactacactacagaaacactgctaaggatggtgtgtgtgtctaattGTGTGTCCATTGTCtaatagaaagaaagagagagagagagagagacgaacaaataaaaagacacatacatacatatgcacacacactattcagtgcagtttgggacacagccagagactaacgttaactCGCTGCATGTTTGGAGCTCTTTCTCACGACCTGAACACAGCTCATTAACGTCAACTAACTCCGATCCCTAACAGTTAGATACACGCTGCTTTTATAACCGTAATTAACCGTCGTCGTTTGTTTTGCTCTTGTTACTTACCTCAAGCCCAAAGCTGAtgaaaactaactttataaaccagactcgaGGAATCGGCGGCCAGTAAACTTCTGATTGGAGCAGATTTATATTCGAACAGGCGCCTTAACGAAGACTGAAAGAAGTGTCCGACTCGCAGCTAAGACGCGTTAATCTCAACGGcgaattttcaaaataaaagtttgtgaataaaagcatattttggttccagACAAGCTACGTTCTTCTAATGCTCGCGGATTATGTTTAAAGGCTAAAgaatccattgtgagtgggtgctttttactgagAAATCATTTTTTAGGCGCCCCACACATTTGAGAAACGCTGGACTTGACGTTGAATCATTTGTGtagagatttgatggtgttcagccacaaaagcatttgtgaggtcagctACTGATGATTGGTTTGGTTCTAACGTACATGTTTATTAATTCAGTGTCCTCAGAAATCCTTTGAAGGGTTTATCATAGTgtaaccagacgtcctcttttacccggacatgtcctctttttttagacttaaaaaaatgtccgggcggaatttcacaaatgtccgggattttgtttttctacagtttacatagaacttcgagaagcgttcaGTTCATAAACTAGTCCctccctcccctactccgattggttcgcttgagtgagaaggggcgtggtgaagtagcctaaaatcttctgattggacggtctgactgtagagctaccgttattggtcgataaccttctctgtaaacatttaattggtcagtctgcacgtcagtagtccttgtttacgtcaggcaaagctcatgtacctaccctcatctcgagcagctatgccgagacttaaatgtaagttctcggatgaattaaaaaagaaattcccatgtttatgTAACGGCAGACATTTGTAAGTATGAAGTATTTAGTTAATGTACGAacgaataaattaattattattattatttttttttttagtaaacaACACGTTTTCCCCCAAACAACACATGAAGGCAGTGAGAGTGAGACGCAGCCACTGTAGGAAGGCTTTAAAAAGAGATATGTATATAATCTCTTTGGTTCATGACCTAGTGTGACTTGCCAATTGaggaaacataaatgtaaacaataatgAGGGCTGGAATTCTTAATCGCTGTCatttctacaaacacacacatatcacacaAAAGCAGAATCAACccatgctttttattttatccattgcatataaaaatgttttctttagtCTTCAAACTGATTGGAGCAGGATCTACAGTACTGTCAAAAGACTGTAAGAGACAAAGTATCCAGTGAAAGAAGTGTAAAAAGTTTAAGGTCATTGAAAGATGTAACCTAATGAATCAAATATTGAAGTATCAGTCTATGTATCACTTTAATGACACTGaaaaaatactactactactactaataataataataataataatagccacCATTGGCTTTGGTCCAGGGCTGCTAAAATCTACAGTATGCGTGTCAGAAAATAGGCTCTCTTAACATACAAACTATATTTTTGTATAGTGCAGAAGCACATCTACAAGGCTGGATGAGACAAAGGTAGCAGACAGTACCTGAACACAGTTGGGAACAGCATGAACATAAGTTAGATCAATATATTCAGCCAGCAAGCACCTAAGGGCCAACCGTTCTCCTGCATGGAACTGGTGAAGGTCTATTGCACTCAGCTGCATTACGTGTGGCATTCCACTCTTATTTAGAAACGGCAGCAGCATACATACAGTAATATAATGTGTTCTAAGCTTTAGTTTCACAATGTAGCACTTAAGTCCTAATATTCAGGCAGCGAAATGGGTCGGATTTTCCCAGTGCACACAACCATTGtctaatagagagagagagagaggacacggACAGACAGACGAACAAATAAAAAGACATTGTTTTAAGTTAAGGCACAGCCCTGGGGCCAAACACCAGTGGTGTCTTTTCATATTGTTTGGCTTTCCCCTGGTTCTCCATAAACAAGCTCAAAGGTGACTGCTtttcaaatgtcattttttctttttttacactgtataaTATCTATAATAAACATTCTCTCAACAAGAGTTTACCAAATACAGCAACACCATCGCCATTAGGGATGATAGAGTAAGAACTGATTATCGTTTTTACAacaaatattacaatatatacaACATAATAAATACATGTCTGTAAACAGAGACGAACGAAATCCAGAACAGGTAAGGTCATTtggtgaggaaaaaaaaagaaataaaatggcacaaaacttaaataatatcaataaaaaGTCTAACTAAATCAGTACTACCTTAAAAGCCAGATTCAAGTTTCAGTGAAGCAGGATGTTTACGCTCTTAAAAATGTTCGtactatgtacatatatatagatatatttttttattatttcatattttttttataaaacaaaccaaaaaagtaACTTGCAAGTAACATGCCGTCTATGCTACAGTTTGTGTTCTACAGTAACGcttcatatttacagcaatgCCACACATACGGACCAATAAATAAACCCATGTACATACAGAAATGATCTGAAATGAACAGCCCCATGGCTAAGTGCTGCGAGTCCTATAGTGCAAGTCCAgtgagggaggagtgtggtTTTGGCATGAGAATGGAGATCGTCTGGTAGTCggatgtttgtctgtgtctaGCCCTAAGAAAGCGGTCAGTCAGACCTGTCTGTAAATGTACCAAGTGCCCTGTACTGAAATCATATTCATTTAAGCAGTTTACATAACTGTATCTATAAAGATGTTACACAACATGCTCCGTTTAGGAATCTCTGGGGCATGTAACTTTACAATCTAAGAACTGATCCACTACTGCTTTAATCTAGATGCTGTGACAGAAAACTGGAGAACTGTCAGATGTATGTTTATGTTGAGCTTTATATGAGATCCactgaagagaaaagaagaaaaggcaGTTGAGAATAAGAACTGCTCACTTAGAAGCTTCAAATATCTCAAATGTAAAGTCGTCTGAATGTTATAAACGCTActttaaagtaaatataaataagatGCGTCATTACAAACGGAGAACAGGATGTTGTCATTCGTTTAATGGTAAAAAGTGAGTGGAAACAATGTTTGATCTGAAAAAGCCTGGTAGCGTGAATGAGGCTACTTTAAAGAACGCGGTGTATTTAAACCTTAACTCTATCTGCATCTAGATTTTATCTAGAATCTTTTTTACTATGACGATAGAGACTATCTTTTACTATGGTTTTTTACATGACACAGTTGTGTactgaaagattacaaacatgtacctctccctctggagaagagaatgtaatgtacatttacaccGTTTGTACCTTCAGTGACCAACAATGTGCCTCTACCGtagctttttttctgagagtgtagaatGTGGTTGATTACCACCAGCAATAAACTTAGTGTAAGAAAATTTGATGCGCATTAGAAACGCACACAACAGAAGCCAAGGCACCTGCCCAGTTGGCATCTCATACCGTTTTGAATGTACAAACAGGGAAATACTGTCCATGTTAACTGGTGATGCTACAGACAgattaaaaatgctttaaacagAGGTCAAATGACCGGTTTGACGGCTCTTTCAGATAATTAGTAACCAAACAATGTCTGCAATTCACCGAATGTACAGAAACATTTCTTTGTGAGGCATTTGTGAGGCTAAGCGTGTATTCGAACTCTATTAAGAGGCTCACTGGAGGTAAGGGTTTCAGAGTGTTGTCAGTAAAGTCAACAGAGAGATTTAACTGGACTAGTTGTgcgataaacaaacaaacaaaaaaaaaggatacAGCAGTGTGGAGCGGCATTGTGAACGAACTGGAATCGGGAAAAACACGCAATGCATAAGAacgaaataaattaaaacacatttaaactcaGACGACTACCACGAACTCATACTTGCAAGTTACTCTTTGCAAGAAGATCACTTGAAAAGATTTCTTTGCTGTTGGTGTTTCTGTAAGAAAAGTAACCTCTGTGTAAAAATCTCCATTTGAATGCCGTACAAAAAGATCAGAGGCCACAGCACTAAGCTGcgtggttttattttttcagtcaGGTTTTCAGGAAGACTTAAACTGTAGAAAAAAAGGTCTCTTTGAAAGCCAAAAAAATGCATTCCTATGAGTTTCCCATTACCCCCGATGGCCATGGCTTACGCAGTCTGGTTAAAAGCTGGAGATTGCTGCAGTTAACTGCAGTGTTGCTGCTCGTTTGCTTAGTGACCTTCGAGATCTCTCTCACCCTCAGTGCGGAGGAGGAACAATAGGAGGTAATGGGGACAAAAGCACAGTGGGTTTAGCTCCAGCGGTGTCCAACCATGCGCAGGGGAAAATAAAAGTAGTGAAgataggggaaaaaaaaggactAAAAGTTATTCCTGAGTGCAAAATAAGGACAATCTACCAGAGTCTCCTGGTCTTCCCCAACTCTGCAGGAGGAGACAGGAGTCGGCCGAGGTTTGAGGAGTGCAAGGTGCGCTTTGGGACTAAATGTTTGCTGTCCGTCATTAATACTCGCTCTGCAGCGCTGCTACGTCCCTGCAGGCtgctcttcatcctcctcttcttcctcctcggCCATGCTAGGTTCTGTCGAGGCTCCTTCTCCGGcgtgctcctcctcctccccctcctctcctTCGTTCTGCTCGTCCAGGGGGATTTCTGTGGATTCAGAGTCCTGCGTGCAGAGGGTTTTAGAGTCACTGCAGCTGttgtcctcttcctcctcctcctcctcctcgtcctcctcctctgcTTGGCTGCCGCTGTCCTTCTCTGTGTCCGACTCGCCGTCCTCCTCCAGTGTGAGCTCGAACTGGAACTTCTCCGACCCAGCGGTCGGCCGCGTCCCCTCCTCTGCAGATTCTGGGGCGGGGGAGGGACTCTGTGGGATGGTGCTCTGGTACCACTCTCTGTTGTCCTCCAGTGTGTCCAGGATATCCTGGGCGTCCGGGTGGACCAGGTCAGCCCACGTCTCCCACAGAGGGTGCACTATGTAGTCTATGAAGCCCACCTAAAACACAGTGGACATGACGTTCAGAGAAAGCTTTCCACTACAAATCTGCATGCAGGTATATGCAAGCGTACGGGGGCTTTAGCGTGAATTACAAGATGTGGTATGTTCAATTCTGCAAATAAACTGCTAttgtacattaaaatgtaatatgtcTAGAGCATGTGGGCTTTCAAAATATCAACATAAAATTGTCCCTCATATTTTTGCAGACATCAAACCTGTATCCTCATTTCCAGATGCTGGGACATTTTTTAGAAATGCAAGAAaaactgaagctgtaatttactAATTCACATGAGCCTTTATTTAACAGCAAACTTTATAAAGAACATATTTTGAGTTGTTTTTCTTCATGATGAACataattttgttaaatataaacaaattcagAAATTGatgcctgaaacacacacaaacaacacagagacagacccCAGTGGATCATACTCCTATTCTCCTAATTTtacctttaaaatgtttgagaaTTATAGATATtaattgttgcagttttgcGAGTGAAACATTTGCCCATTGTTGCTGTTTGCAAGAGCTGCTCAAACATTCTGTGGTCACCTCGAGGTAATGCTACGACCTGtcgtgagttggataaaaacaaatatgaaagctgctgtaacgtGACAAACATTACAAGCGGCGAGTTTGTGCctgagctctgcatttcttgGTGACTGACATAACAGTTCTATaaggttttcattcattcattcattcattcattatctgtaacccttatccatttcagtgtcacggtgggtccagagcctacctggaatcattgggcgcaaggcgggaatacaccctggagggcgcgtcagtccttcacagggcaacacagacacacacctacggacacttttgagtcgccaattcaccaactaacgtgtgtatttggactgtgggaggaaaccagagcacccagaggaaacccacgccgacacagggagaacacaccacactcctcacagacagtcacccggagtgggaatcgaacccacaacctccaggtccctgaagctgtgtgacataCTCTATGAAGACACACTATTGTAGCTCATGCAGAATGAGACCTGGCCTTGTCCTAAAATAAAGTGGAGTCCCTGGGAAAAGACAACATTCTTCTGTTTGGTGTTGCACTGAAAAATATTAGTTTAGAGTTTTAACTGGTTGAAAATTCTCTCACAAATGTTGGCATAAAGACAGGGCATTTGGTGAATGcttgttttatataatttatattcacCCACTTATAGTGTAATGCTTCAGAACAGACCTTTATTTTCTGTACGTGTTTAATGCTTATTTCGCCCATGTGCTGAGTTGGAGTGGACTGCAAcattaaacttttatttaaaacgTGCAGTTATTTATCCTTAGATTATATTTAGAATCTGTATTTGTTCTGTTCACAAACCACAATCAAGTTCGtcagtgaaaaaaaatgtatattttctttgttcgagagaatctgtttttattgctttttccaaaatgtcccaaattttctggaaatggtgtTTGTACTTTATAAACACGTACATACAACTTATCATTACTTAAATATTTCTCAGGTTCATGTGAAGAGTATAAAACAAAATCAGGAACGAGTGGCTAAATGTCTACTGCTATATCAGTAGTTACAATATTGTAACTACAGGTACCTGAGATTTCTCCACAGATGCATTGTGCTTGTCACACATTGGGCTGATCTCCATTCCCCTTTCCCTCTCCCTGTCTCCCTGACTGAAGAACTCCTCCATGATGCGGTCCGTCCACTGGCGGTAGAGCTGAAGGGGTTTGGTGGGGTTACTGAGGTCCGCACAATGTACCATGTTCTGTAGCACCTGAGAAGCACATAACCCCAACAGATAAAGCTACATCTGAACATCACCTGAATGCTTCTTAGAAACCTTATGTAGAGGACTAATTTTTTCTGATTGTTTAAATCTTTcaatacaataaacaataacttTGAATTGTTTCATTGCTTACTTGTATTCGGTCTGAATAATTATCCAAGAGCAGGACTCCAGAACTTGTCACTTTCTTAGTCTCAACCATTGTTTTCAGGTCAGCCAGTAGGTTCATGTGTTTAGACATATCAGTGGCTAATACCTAagacaaaataaacacagagatgCAGTAACTCTGAAACACTGTACATAGGCAATGAGCAAACTGAGtataaataattatgtaatCCTTTAGTAATAACTATTTTTAGAGCAGAATTTGAAGCCTTGTGCATCTGCGTATGGTCTAGTCCACTTACGATGTCGATAACCATCTTCCTTAAGGATTGTCTCTGTTTTTTGGTCAGGTTCTGGAAGATGTCACAGTTCTCCTCCTGGAGCAGCTTAAAGCCCACTGCCAGGTGATGGTTCTCCAGCACCGATGAGTCATTGTACATGAGAGCCAACTCTGagtctgtgcacacacacacacacacaatcagggCCTTGCGCTAGTCAGGTGGTGCATGCAGTTAAGCCCAGTATTATTCACACCCATGCCAAATTTATAGTGGATTTAAGCAATATTCAATCAATAGCTTTCTTCTggctggaaatgaaatatacaaGAATCAAAAGTCGGCAAGACACTGTGCTAGATATGTAAATAattagtttttaatttaatgttacaGTTCGGCAAAATCACAATTAATGGCAATCTGCCTTTTGCACGATTCTTATAATTATTAAGAAGCTTTTGTATGTCTACACAGAGATCATCAAACCACTTCTCTATTGCTAGGAGATGGGAAGGCTGCCTTGCCAttactattttattttcattttctaaatAGTCTTGATGAGATTGAAATGTCTGGACAGGTCTAGACTGGaccattcgttcattcattgtctgtaagcgcttatctagctcagagtcatggtgggtctggagcctacacggaatcattgggcgcaaggtggaaatacaccctggagggggcgccagtcctgcacagggcaacacattcacactcacacctgcggacacttttgagtcgccaatccaccttccaacgtgtgtttttggactgtgggaggaaaccggagcacccggaggaaacccacgcagacacagggagaacacaccacacacctcacagacagtcacccggaggaaacccacgcagacacagggagaacacaccacacacctcacagacagtcacctggaggaaacccacgcagacacagggagaacacaccacactcctcacagacagtcacccggaggaaacccacgcagacacagggagaacataccaactcctcacagacagtcacccggaggaaacccacgcagacacagggagaacacaccaactcctcacagacagtcacccggagcaggacttgaacccccaaACCTTTTTCTATCTCATGAACATCCACAGTGTGCAACCTGACAGTTCACACTTTTGGATTTAGATATATTCTAATAACTGGTTAGAGAACATCTGTAGCAGTTCTCCTCTGATTGTAGTTAGTTTTAATGCTCAACAACATGGCTTAAAATACATAACCCATTGGTATTGGCACAAAACAATGAGATAGTTCAAATTCATCATTGACTTATACAGCACAATATAGCTTCCTGCCAAACAAAGCATGGGTATGTATACTTTAGGGCTTAGCTATATGTTTAGAACTGGGATATATTACTGCGAATAACAGCAGCCTCTATGACGACATCCCACCTGCTGTTAGGTGTAAACAGTTGTGTAAGTGTCAGAGCTCTGTCATTCTGGTGAGAGATTAGAGGATGTGGTGTGGGGGGATTCTGCTCTATGTATCACCCTCTGCCACTTTCAGACAGACAGTCTCAATCTCATTTATCTGCAATAGCTGGGCACACCGCTGCTTATGTCATACTGTTATGTAAGCAGGGGTAAATGCTTAGTGCGAGGTCATTTGGCTTGGGAGCTCATCATGTTTGTGTGCGACTGGATCCACATTCAGTGTTACAGACTCTTATTCCACACGATAGAGAATCCTTTGTTTTTCTCAtgagagctgtgtgtcagaATGCTGGCACGGAAGCCGAGAAGCCCTGGGGGGGTCTGGTTTACAATGCTGACCTCGATAAAATACTTATTTTCTATGACTTTCACCTGGCTCACCCAACTGGATTACCTTAAATCTCCAGAGgaatattttcagaaaaataaataacctgAATATAATTTTGGTATTAGTAATTAAAAATGAGCTCTTACAAACTAGCATCTGTTTAAAGGGTAAttccattaaataaaaaatggagGTCTGTGgtgatttttttcattaaagagTTACTCacagttataataataatagtgataaaaaaaacaacaacacagtgaTGAACCAGACTCCGGATGGAGTGGGCCTTAAACgatgttatttttttgtgctCCACCAGTCTCTCTGTCTTACACTTGTTCTAAATGTGAAGTGCTGCTTGATAGGTGAGGAGTGGGAACATGAGGTGTGATGGACTCAAGCCGTGAAAATAGAGAAGGCAGCAAACACATAGCTTTTTCCTCAATGAAACAAAGGAGGGTGTGGGAAGGAACCTATTTGCATCCCCAAAATGAAGGAAAATACTCACTGGTGTTAATGAGGAACTGGTTGGAGACACCCGGGTGGTCGACGTCGTGAATCGCACTAGCGAAAATGGCAGCGAGAATTTCAAGGTCTGTGAAAACGGCCTGCGAATAGACGACCAATGCAAAGCACACAATTAGCAACACCACTTTCCCACATCTACCATAATAACTTCTGCATTTATATCAGTGCTAAAAACAGCAGATGGAGGACTAACAGCTACTGTGTGAAATGAGTTCCAGACCGTATGAGCAATGATTTTTCACATAATCACTCTATATTTCAGCCGACATATTGAGAAGAATTCCTCTCCAAAGGAATGAAATGGAGCATCACTGGATCTCACCTCTAAAGCGGGTGTGGAGAGCAGCACATGTGTCGACTGGGTGACATCAGCAGCATGAATGTTGTTGTGATATGCCACATCTGCATGGTAATGGTCTTCTAAGGTCATCAGGTATGTTATAAAAGTGTCTAATGGAATTTTAAACGTTTTTAGCAAGTCTCTTTCCTAGgagaaaaaaagacaacaagCAAAGctctttatatattaaaaaacaaaacaaaaggcaATGCTCATCTTCAAATTAGAAGTGTGTATGCTGTTCAGAAAATAAGTTCTCACCTGAAATATTGTGTACATCATCACTGTTAAAGGCCTATTCCCCGAAAACTCGGTGACTTTGAAAACATTAAGGCCCCATTTGTTAATATCTTCTAGTTCCTGTGACGACAAATAGATGACAATAGAGTCAGTCACAGATTGTTTTCAATGCATGCATTTTCCAGAGTATTCCACATTGTCATACTGGATCGATACGTTCATGTGAAAGAACACTGACCTTCGAACAAGGTCTAATATCCGATCCAATCAGAACTCAATTACAGGGACTGAAGCCCCCATCTGGGGTTGAAAGTGTATGAGAGGTTGTAGAAGCACTCCAAAACTAATGAATCATCTGCATTTTCACAGCTCACCTTGGCTAAGGACTCCTCTGTTTCCGTCTTGACCCCGAAGCGAGGGATGTTAGAATTGGTGAGGCTGGTGCTGTGCATCAGCTTCTTTACGCCACTTATTTGAGACATgggctttttcttcttctccttctccttatGAGCGTGAGGGGAGGGCATCTCCACGTCATTCTGCTTGTCTGTGGAGAAGCCAGTGCAATCAGTGCCCCACTAAAGCATTTTCCAACAtagactgtgtctgtgtgctaaTGAAACGCACAGCCTCTTGAGAAAAGAATATTGTTTACACACCGATGTCAGTCTGTTCTCAGAATTTGATGGGTGTGATTACCTAAGAAGGTGTTGGAGATGTACTCAGAGACTTGGTTCCCAGAGCGACTCATCTCAGACAGGTGGGTCAGCTCCCGGTTCAGCATTCTCTTGAACTGGAATGTAAATATGCAGAAGAGCAGTGTTAAATTTGctcaaaaaaaaattcagttgtATAAATGTCATGAATTTCTCTGCATAATATTTGAAGACAGACATTGCACCTTTGCAACTGTTAAATTAACTTCATTGGACAGctgaacacacttggaggagaatgctaacttcTATGTTTTATTACGTTAGCTAACAAAAACCCCATGTTGGTTAGCATCAGTCTGAGTGTGGGAGTTCCGTTCCACCTCGAGAGTGCAAAGCCAACTGTACTGTCTTAGACTCCTGGACATGGATTGCGGTGAAAAAGTAATAATGCAAAATTAAGAGACCACCTCTCTTGTattatttccagtcaaaacagcatttatgtcatttaattttcttgtttattactgtttttcAGAAGACAGGAGGGAAAATTATCGACTTGTAAAATGAAGAGGAAAaggcacaaaagaaaaaaaggtcaGTTTCCAAAACAGATCTAAAATCCATGCGTAATTTAAACTGATATAACTTTACGTCTGTCACTCTCAGAGAAGCAgcatttttaaacaacaaaatattacaGGAGTTTCAATGCATCAACTGAGGAATTGTGAGAAAACAACACTGAGGGTCTGACAAGGTGTGTAGCTGTTAAAATGCTGGTAAAAACTGGACATCTATGATGTGGAGTATGGTTTTCTGGATTGATGTTTACATTTGAATATAAAAAGCTTTACATATCATTTTTCCTTAGGACTCTGTATAACCCCTAATGTTTCTATATAAAAAAGGATTGCCACGCTCTGTAGCCTAGTTATTACTGGGTCAGCTGTGGCCACAGAGATGTCAGAGCACAGAAAATCAATACTTTTGATATTAGCTGCACCAATACGTTGACACCTGACAGCACACAAATAGATCTCCCCCCCTTTTCAGACCAAAGAAGAAAGCAGCCAATTAGAACCAAAGAGCTAGAAATAAAGCAGCCCAACACCCTCTCAATATAgaaattcaaacaatattcCTCTGAAACACCAGGTTTTCACACAGCAAGGATTTCACATGTCCTTGACACCTTTGGCCATGATTTCCagcttttcactttctctcattTTCATACCTTTGCATTTCTAATACCACAAAACATGCTCGGACACGTCCCtgaaaccaacaaacaaaacgTGATAAAACCATTGTTTTAATAGCAGCAACATCTCAGAGCTGGGCTTCTCCTCTCATGATTGTTAAGTGCCAAAATATGGCCCCTAGACATCATCCTCGTAACATATCAGAACTCGTAACCACAGCCCTGTAGAAGATGGAAGAACCCGGACAGCATACC contains:
- the LOC136674370 gene encoding 3',5'-cyclic-AMP phosphodiesterase 4D-like isoform X3 is translated as MDRTYAVDTGHRPGLKKSRMSWPSSFQGFRRFDVDNGTSSGRSPLDPMTSPGSGLILQANFVHSQRRESFLYRSDSDYDLSPKSMSRNSSIASDIHGDDLIVTPFAQVLASLRTVRNNFAALTNLQQDRTSNKRSPMCNQPALTKASFTEEAYQKLATETLEELDWCLDQLETLQTRHSVSEMASNKFKRMLNRELTHLSEMSRSGNQVSEYISNTFLDKQNDVEMPSPHAHKEKEKKKKPMSQISGVKKLMHSTSLTNSNIPRFGVKTETEESLAKELEDINKWGLNVFKVTEFSGNRPLTVMMYTIFQERDLLKTFKIPLDTFITYLMTLEDHYHADVAYHNNIHAADVTQSTHVLLSTPALEAVFTDLEILAAIFASAIHDVDHPGVSNQFLINTNSELALMYNDSSVLENHHLAVGFKLLQEENCDIFQNLTKKQRQSLRKMVIDIVLATDMSKHMNLLADLKTMVETKKVTSSGVLLLDNYSDRIQVLQNMVHCADLSNPTKPLQLYRQWTDRIMEEFFSQGDRERERGMEISPMCDKHNASVEKSQVGFIDYIVHPLWETWADLVHPDAQDILDTLEDNREWYQSTIPQSPSPAPESAEEGTRPTAGSEKFQFELTLEEDGESDTEKDSGSQAEEEDEEEEEEEEDNSCSDSKTLCTQDSESTEIPLDEQNEGEEGEEEEHAGEGASTEPSMAEEEEEEDEEQPAGT